Proteins encoded in a region of the Elaeis guineensis isolate ETL-2024a chromosome 7, EG11, whole genome shotgun sequence genome:
- the LOC105048443 gene encoding uncharacterized protein, which produces MKRNRAELTASKAPKTPAKTQRRYKDPTSKGTERTRAAAPEKPRKGDGAEKSSAAATTVNSFVPAASAPAPAPEVEQERPLGWDEFGGWWWWGAEEEVLLGWFPFVEEDFLCSENRGGSGLFWEEEDHDIWQLQHIQEIPNQAK; this is translated from the coding sequence ATGAAACGAAACAGAGCAGAGCTCACGGCCTCCAAAGCCCCCAAAACGCCCGCCAAAACCCAGCGCCGCTACAAGGATCCGACCTCCAAGGGGACGGAGAGGACAAGGGCGGCGGCGCCAGAAAAGCCCCGCAAGGGCGACGGAGCCGAAAAGAGCTCCGCCGCGGCCACCACCGTGAACTCCTTTGTTCCCGCGGCGTCGGCGCCGGCGCCGGCGCCGGAGGTGGAGCAGGAGCGGCCTCTCGGATGGGACGAGTTTggggggtggtggtggtggggTGCGGAGGAGGAGGTGCTTCTGGGCTGGTTCCCCTTTGTGGAGGAAGACTTCCTCTGCTCCGAGAACAGGGGAGGGTCGGGGCTTTTCTGGGAGGAGGAGGACCACGATATCTGGCAGCTCCAACACATCCAGGAGATCCCTAACCAAGCCAAATGA